Genomic DNA from Schistosoma haematobium chromosome 1, whole genome shotgun sequence:
acaggcgaaacgttggatttacttcaaattcattcgctgaaattttacaagtatattcttcctctttaagaGACGAGTACTGCTAAGAAGTTATGAACTAGAGGGAATCATCAACTGTTCTTTTACCAGTATCTTAGCTTTTAAAAGTTTTTTTGTAGTTgaaatcagttcgtgatgaaaaccacttttaaaatatacaaaatgttTTACACAAAAAAACCAACTTACTTCATTTGTCAAATCTGATAGAAAAGGAATGTCCATTTTTTCACACTGAATAACTAAATTTTTATACAATTGTTTGGTTGGGTTACGAGAATAATGTATAGAAGGTTTGTAACCCTACAAATGACAAGATAAAcacgagaaaagaaaaacaaacaatctgGTATTTAAGGGTGAAATAACAAGCAAACTAAATTGAAGGGATATTTCCTCTATATATGAAATAGATAACCTTGATAAGCATTGTTTATCATGCGTGCAAACGAAAGAAGATCTATACAAGAGTAGTAAATGTCTAAACAGAAAGGATAAGGAGAGTGGGGAAAGTGACTCCTCGAAAAAAGATTTCGCATGGGACAAAACTGctaataataaatcatcataGTGATTCAATCGGGAAAATCGATAATCGATGTTTATCATGCCAACAATGATTAACTTTCACGGATTACTGAAAACGTTGCAGAAAAcatacaacttttaaaaataagaaTCTTCATTTTAAGACTTAACACTTCAAAATAGAATGAAAGAATCAGTGAATACTGAACGTGAAACTCGAAATTTCCAAATGACTTACAAAATATGTTGACTATTTCAAGTAGAAAATTAATGACTAGTAATTAAACTACTCGACTCTTAGCTGTCAATAGGTATCAAGAGTTTGAATTTCACTTTGTCTAGTTTTATACAGACAACCGAGTAGTTATTGTAAAAACAGCTTGACTTTATACTAAGCAACCAATAAATGAATAAGATATTTCTTTGGTGTTATTTTGTaccaaatatttttattttataaaaataaaaacaagttaTTGATCATTTTTGACGATAAAAtgaaactgttataacttgtgaccgcagattagagagcagtgacttatcgatcgggaCAATGACGCGTGAACCCTAATGAGCAGCccagagttctgattggtcctgctttccgcctagcccagccagttgagtccagaacacaagtctcagcctctgcaatatgaatcatgtaaatcaaacatactcggtttatataccaatcaagcagaccacatcgtaccataaaatagaaaataacatttgtacaagatttggccaacaggaaaatgacacgtgaaataaatattgaccaataggaaaatgatgctatttcaagtccaaggatagcattagacttaacaggataatttttgggatatttttctgaatatcccaacagaaaCATTACACATTAATACAAGGTAATGATGTCATAGTCGTGATAAGAATAGAACTGATTTCGATTGCCTAATCTAAACTGTTTAGagaaatttatttgtaaaaaagtTCAATAAAGTCAAACTTACAAACATTTTCAAATGTCGAGCACAAACTAAACCATCTCCACCATTGTTTCCTGGTCCACAAAAAACAAGTACAGAACCATTGGATTTAGTTAGCTTGTTAAGGGGATAAGCCTGTGTGGTTTAAAGGAAATTTATAATGTACTGAATAAATGGTAAATAGATAGATTACAAAAGTATGTTTTAACATGAAAGGTTGTATATATTATTCATCGACATTTTTTTCATCAATATACTGTGAACTAAATTAGTTCAAGCACAATGACGAAGGTTTATATCAAATTTTTAGATAAATCTATTAGCAAAAAGAGAGAACCTAATTGGTTAGTtcctttattttcattaaatgacGAGTTGGCAACTTTTTTTTGAGTAATCTATCTTTTAAACTATCAGGAAATAATGAATACTGAAAGCGTTATTACACGAACAGTACAGTGGTAAAGGTTATCTTTCATGTGTAAAAGCAATGCTATATTATTCAGTAGCTTCGATTAACACTTATGTAACTAGATACTTTCTTCATTTTGAGCTTTCGATTTAATAAGAGAATCTTTTTAATCATTTCCATTTAGAGTAAAGAATCAAGAAGATTTAACAACTAGAATACATGGCTCATTGTTATGTCTATCACAATAGTATTCtgcttatttattcatttctatgtatacttaacaattttttaaaaagtacttTACGAAAAAACGAGCAGATTATCTTTTTATGGTTTCCAACTCAAGATGAAGAAAACACACTGAACTATATTAGATAATAGTcagaaatatatttcaatacaaATTAGGAAATGTTTACATATCTGATaagttatttggaatatatattttacaaaaatagAAAACGTTATTTATCTCTTACTgaaccagtcagtcagtcagtaacaacatagaacttcgtacgtacgtacatcagtccgagttgccataccacattagcacagagatgcagttgtcgattcaaatcccgtagtggtagaggtaataagagtataagcagtaatcgggaagattagggtttggagatgttatttaaagagtataatccagtgaaataaatttgggaagaggaaaaaagggacaaagaattcagaagattagaatttgggaaaacacaaagagtggatgtacctgcgccattgcaaacgattttgagctatgtcattcagggtctctaaccatcggttgctatcatctcgcggatcccaacaaggtagtctacatctaccaacatggctcagttcacttgtcaataacttcatggatttgtgccatgttttggtctggctgcccctagctttcttccaacctactcctataccatgaaacatcgcacgtcggggcagtcagtggtcgggcatacgtaacacgtgttccagccatctcaactgatgacgtttcactacgtcatcaattgatttgccatccttacctagtacccgtttcctaacaactgcgttacttactcggtggtcccaagATAtacttcgaagcattgctcgtatatcctggaaccaccgagtaagtaacgcagttgttaggaaacgggtgtTATAAATAGAGAATAtttaaattaagaaaaataCTAAACAGCTTTATTTCTGTCATTATATACCTACtctttaaaacaaaaatgtatttatatagAAAATGGTTCTTTGTACTGATCTATCTCACTTCAAAGACCATAGTCACATTATGATAAGGAATCTAGTGATATGATAGGATAACATGGCAATCATTTTCATACGCTAAGTTACTATTGAGTTATGATATTAACCTTTTGTTCGATGATgagaatacttcatttacatgATTTGTTATCACAATAGTAATGATATTCAGAGAATTTAAAGAATAGGTGAACCATAATAAATACAGTATAAGATAAAAACATAAGCAATCACCTTATTGATAGCAACAGCACAGCTTAGACCAGCTAATTCCATCAGCTGATCAACAGAGAAAGCatattctgtaaataattcattatctaCTTGTTGAGCTTCTACCTGACTAGATAAACAACACAAATATGAAATCAGTAAATATCTACAGTCACTCACACACAATCAACTTACAGCTTGATATAGATCTGCGTTAGCCCACGTCACATCATATCAACATGATGAGATAAAATTAACAAGAGGAATAGCGAAATAGTCGAAACGATATTTGTAAGGAAGGATTAAACATTGGGCAATATAGTTCGAAAAGAACGAACGATTTCGATGGATAAAAAGTACAAAGCAATGTTGAAAGTCAATATCCACATTTGTAAATGAAGATTAATTATACATGGAAGTCTAAAGATGATCAGTAAATGAAATCCCACAATATTAACTATGAAATGATAATCAAATGAAGACGAATTCAAATTGTTTGAATTTttagaaattactacaattgaaATGTACAGAAACCAGTAATAAACCAAATAGAAAATATGTTGTGAAGCTCAATTTTAATTACATTAGTTTGTGACTTATTGTAACCAGCATATAATAAGTTGCGTTTTAGTAGAATAGTGTAGATTTACACTACAATATATTTGTAACCATACTTCTTGGACTTAAAAATCTGTCTTATCTACATTCTGAAAATATCGTTACTTGAATTTCTGTAACAAAAGAAATTATAGCAATATACTGAGAACCataaccgatctaagttagaaaactaatgaaaactggatagccgtttcgtcctagtactgGACTCCTCCGCATCAGTGCGCGTCTTCGATCCCCAGATCGGGAACTGAACCCGAGACTTCCGGTCTCGCGAGCGAAAGCTAAACGTCCAAACCACTGCACCGGGGTGCAGTAGTTTACAAATCTGACTGAAATCATTCAAACGTAGATGTGTCGTGTTTAACCCATATGGGTCATTCTAACATGATAATCCTGACTAATAATAAGATTTAGTTATTACAAATAGATTCTCATTGAATTTCtaatttaagtttttttttaaacctAGGATTCAATTTTGGTAGATCCTAATTAGACCGCTTTGAAACTCATTCAAATATAGTTATTGCGTATGAACGTGACTCCATCAACTTATTTACTCTGAAAATTAAGTTAAATCCTATGAATATTAGATTTATGATTTCACTGAATGATGAGTAGTAATGGTTAAAGCACTCGGTTAAAAGGTCAAACTTCACTCACTTCAGTTTGAGTAGTTAGATAGTATTGCTATCCTTTACAAAAACGATGCGCCTTAAAGTTGAGTACATGAACCTTTATTTGGTAAATGAACTACATTATTATTCCATTTGTCAGATAGGATTACCCTATGTTAATAGTTAAAATATCCTGAGAAAAATCCAGGATATATTTTTGGACTGACTTGATACCTGAGATTAGTGAGAGAAATTGAACAAATTCCTATCAGTTCCCAACTTAGTTTATAAAAgatttgaaattattcattatttacaatATGTAGAAGATGAACTCATAGACAATAATGAGAACCAAATAAAGCATAATTGATAACTTATACACCATTAATGATATCAACTTCACGACCTATGTTGATCAGTTTATGAATTTACAGTTATTCATTTTTGCGTTAGTGTATATTTTTCCAGTCAATTAAGAAGAGGAATATTCATAGATTTCATGACTGAATTAGCTGGAATAAAATCAAGTATACGTATAACTACCATGGTTTAATTGTCTAATGGACGTAAAACAAGTTATACCAGATTTCCTCACTCctatttttctttttagaaaTTAAAGTTGATAGAATGCAACAAAATAACCACAGCTTTAATGTActgaatattttctttttatgcAGTTATATCCAAACAATGTCCTAACATGGTTAACAATATCGATTTCCTTTGAAATTATCATTGCTATAATTTCATACCATCGTATTTAAGTCCTACTATCGTATTAATGCCACCACTCTAGTTTCACTTCTTGTCTGTTATATGCTCTGTCAGCACTTTTTCGAATTAAATCCATTACATAGAGAGTTCAGCAAATAGATGATTTTAAATAAAGCAGGAAAATATCTGGTTCTTATTTTGATAAGTCAAAAATAAAATTACGACGTTTTTTTGAGACAAAAATCATTACCTTAAATAACTGACAGCCATATTGGAGAATAAATATCGGGTTCGTATACAAGGAAAATGATACTTTTGAGAAAATAACGTAAACGGTCTAATCCCAATCTAAAATGAGTTTTAGAAAATATAaacagttttaaaattatttattcgaTAATTTTATTCCATTTTAAATAGGTAAATATTTAATGTACAATACTAGGAAGGAAGCTGCTTAATTCATCCACGTGTTATTAAGATATATTCAAGAGACAAGATATAAATTGAAACATTAAAAGAAATGAAGCGTTGACAACAAGTTTAACATATACCAGACatctataaataaaatttgaCGCTTTCCACTTGAAGAGTATTGTGTTTAGAGATAAAATAAACTATATGTATCCCGTAccatttgagacttgtcagtgACTCATCACTTTAGTTCAAAACACAAACAGTGGATCAGAAGTGACAACAAAAAGGTTCAAACTTCCCTCATTTTAGTTATATGCAAAACTATTGACAATGGGTGGACGTATATACTTTTTATCTTCCCTTTGGGCatattattttacttatttatttgaacacataaatattggtacaagggggcaccaaatatatatgcgccacacaaaacaatgacaaGGAGGAGggaaaaaagaaggtaaggagagcataaggaaaaaaagaacaataacgaccagattagtgtaaggcagtgtaataataataataataataataggggaAACGAAAatgtacaaccagaagaattctttcagttaaagaagatacaaccatttttttatgaagaaagtaaaagaaggttacagcaggatcgccactggcttctatcctgagccatatctgataacgtctctagccactgtgtcgcaccatccctaggaccccagccaggaagtcatgaaggaccaacagaagccagccctttgcagctttctttcataccacaacaccatgtcatgcactgaccacctctccgctttttccaaccagtcccagcgtcggcaaataatgcacaacgTGGTAGGTTAAGTTAAACTGAAAGGGACTTAAATGGATCATACGGTGTCACGCCCCCAGTAAACAGATAAtagtgaccgtctgctgcaactatgctcagataactgTCTACTTCTAACGAGCACCAATTCCAAGTACAGGGTAAACATTGTCTGGCGCGAAAACCCCCACAATCGACCCAACAATGTATTCAAATAGACCACATGGCCATCAACCATTGTGGGAAAGGCCTGATAAAGGACTGTCGCTCATTTTGGAGTGTACATTTGAACTCAGGTCATGCTCCAGTACGAGTACGCATTTGTCAAAGTCTCACTGGATATATAAAAGTTACCAAAAGAAAACCTCCCGGAGTTAAAGTTAATGATAAGTCACGAATAAATCTTAGGAACTGAGAAAGGAGTTAATCAACCATGAAATCGATACCCACCCCAAGGTAACTTGGGGATGAAATTCAAACGGCAATGACACCCACCAGTAACCGGAACTAAAAGGTTGAAAAATCAGTGGACTTCAGCAGCTTTTGCTTAAGTAACAGATGCTTGAAAACTCATTCCCTATGGTTCCGAATACTATGAGAGGAGGCAGTTTAAACGTAGGCTGACAAAAGGCCTGAGCAATTATAGCGAACAGTGATTGGAAGCGAAAGCAGAAAATATGAAAAAGACAGCAAAGATAGATAAGAGTAGGCAACTATCGAGGCTTTTCAAGGAAGTAGATATTAAAAGTGCGATTGTAAGACTATATCGGAAAAGGTGGGTCCGTTATTCACTCTTAGTCCAGGAGATTGAGCCAATGAACAGAGCACTGAGGGAAAAGCTTAAATCCTGAAACTTAAGGATGATGACCTAGTTTCGCCAGTAAAACTAACTGAGATCTTGTCTAGAATCAGACAACTGGACGCAACAAATTCTGATTGGTCTCGATCACCGATCATCCTAGTCTATAAGGAAGAACAAAAGTGCCTAATCTCAGTATTTTTCTTGGAAATTCTGGGGGATCTTGAGGTTTTTCTTCAAGTTATGTGGAAATTTGTACTTTCGCACAGAGTCGAGGTAAGACTTGAGATTTaccaaaataatatgaatttttgGGTAAACTCCATACCAGGGGAGATTTTGAGGTTTTTGTCGCATTTCCCCCAAACTGATGAAATGTTCCCCGAAATTTTGGAGAACAAGAACATGTATTCGTGATAATCACATAAGGATCGTTTGGGCAAAAACAGAGTCTAAAGCATGATTCTGAATAACACTGCATCTAAACACAGGTAAATTATTCAAGCATCGTGTCCTAACAAAGCAAAATGAAAAGCACCACAAAGTAACGTACTGTGTTGAGATAGGCGCGGTCACTAAGCcccagtttcagtttggaaaggataTGAGACTGGGTGGCTTGTGTTATTCCTGGAAATGGTGGTCTTTTAGAAGATCCAAACTTCTTTTGAAAGCTTCAACAGATGGAGCTTTAATCATTTGTTGAGGTATTGAATTACATTCGTCGATGGGTTCGATAGTTAGTTAACAAGTAATTTGTTTTGGGTTCGTGAAATTTCTAGAGTAACCTCGCAAATTCTCTGTTTCGGGAGGCAGCGAAAATGGAGGCATACCAGATGAAAAGTGGTCATTAAGTAATTTAAAATCTATGATCAAATAACATCAGGTTCTTCCATATGACGTTAGAAATAGATTTAGTTTAGTCAGTTGATCATCATACGGGAACTATGCTATTCCAGGgatcaaatggttcaaatggttgtggacggaatagaagaagctttcgcttaacaggcttccgtgtctagtagcaggggatcactaaatcctccaggcaggaacctaggtatgttaacaataaaggaggaaaagaaattagtaaatcatagtgtgatactatccttaatccttaagaatagatcaagttgcctcttgaaggactcctggaaAGTTGCTTGGACAAGCTCGCTCGGCAGCGAAtcccagcatttgacaactcttaaggagtaagagctgtgtctacagtccgttctgctatgttgtgtctccagttttcgggtgttacctcttaggttagtgttggaactaagcttaagcaggtgtttgagaggatgtccagaagtgttaaggatactataagccatcagaaggtcacctctaagacgtctatactctaatgggtaaaggttaagtgaacggaggcgctcttcgtaaggtttaaatttgagtcctcgaactgatttcgtggctctccgttggatacgctccagggtgtccttatccttttggaatgAAGGGGggaatactatgtttccgtactctaaatggggacggataaaactattgaagattatatggaaaattcttccgtcaaactggccaaaaatgcgcttcaatgttatcagtgcaaggtttgctcggaaggcatttttgtcacagttagcgtaaaactttaaatcgtagggcacaaggactcctaaatctttttcgacttgggatactactagagaggaggtacctaagttataactgtagtctgcgacatgttgcagatggagtactttacactttgaagtgttaaacgtaagtccgttatcgtctgcccaactttgaagtcgagtcagatcctcctgaagtgcccgtatatcgtcttggttgcatatctctctccaaagtttcacatcatcagcgaaaagtaataagtctggcGTTTCCTGtcgaggaagatcatttatgtagatcaggAAGAGAataggtcctagtactgagccctggggaaccccactaggacattccatggcctgagataaagtgaaattaaccctgaccttaaaatgtcaatggtgtctgactgtttcttcaacgagttgccgacctcacgttttcatataagcccaagtcatcgatgaggttgtagaACCGAGCtccaattgagttgtcgcctccggtatacgtgtgttccgcgaagttgactctagggagattaaagtcccctagaatcaggatgtgtgtgaaaccaaGACGAGTAGAGCgcgatagtccttccagcatacgactatcgtactcgatgtcggcagttggcttcctgtgaATGACTCCgcctagacacctcgaagtactagacaatcttacagagcaccatatcgattcctcaagattgttaaactcgaagTTATGAACTTGATGCCCCTCCAAGCAAGAACGTATGTAAACGGCTACTCCGCCCTCAAATCCTGATTTTCTGTCATTGcggaacaaagacatcccaggtaatgccAACAGCCtagttgctgttctctgaaccttttcccaaAGCTCACTGCCTTTTTTTAACCAGAGGCTAGTcacttgtatgcagtactcaagtttaggactcACGAATGCTGTATATAAAGTCAAAATGTTTTAGAATAGACAGGGCTAAAAGCTTTACGTATTGACCATAGAGCTCTGAAACCTTTGGAGGCTATTGCATGGCAGTGAGTATTACTTTTTAGGTCTTGGATAATGATGACTCATGGGTCattgtgtgtctggacaacagaTAGCTCAGTGTTATCCACTGTGTGTGCATCTGTACCTTGTTAACCAATATGCTTCGTAATGAACTTGGAAAcgtttatcggcaactgccaaaTCCTAAACCATTCAGATAGTTTTTAAAGGTCATTTTGAATCTCTTCACTATCATTTTCAATTCTTATCACTCTCCGTATCTTGACAtcttcagtatacagtaaaacCAGTAGTGATAGAAAACTAGGGAGTTCATTTACATACATTAGGAACAAACAGCAGTCCCCAAACCGTACCCTGTGGTACTTCGCTAGGCACAGTTTTACAGATAGATAACAGATTGATTAAAACGTATGCTCAGAGTATATGCTACAAAATTTACTAATTCTTTTATTAACCCGGGAATCATTTTATCGGGCCCCACCTGTCTACTAATATcaaacttatttatttcttcTTCAACTGAATGTTGTTTTTCTTCTCCCACactaggctgttgctgatggttttCAGGtaacagacattgagtatcttgtgtagacaattgtttatcaaTACTTGTACATCtttatgatggttgtagtagttctccatgtttcagcacTGTAcaggtagaactgtcttgatgtttgtattgaagattctaaaTGTGACGTTTGCTTGCAGACAGTTTCGAAATCCATAAATTCCCCAACTGTAGAAACGCTGCCCTTAATTTGCTGGTCTTTGCCATTACATCTGCATTAGGTATtacttgttcatcgatgacgcTGCCCAGGTATATGAAAGTCTTACACCTCTCCCAGGActtttccatcaagtgtgactgggtcgatgttctctgtgttgtattcgAGGATGTTGCTTATTCCCCtatgtatgttgagacctactgattcACAAGCTTCTGCCACACTTGCTGTCTTCCCTTTCATTTTTCTTGTGTATAGGAGAGAAGAGCGAGGTTATTTGTAGAGTCCAAACCGATCAGATACGTGAAAGCTTTCCAATGTATCCCGTGATTTCCTTGGAGTggggaggtcttcataatccattcTACCACTAGACAAAATAGAAAGGTGAAGAGCAGGCGGTTTGTATGACTCCGGTCTCCATCCATAcaccactttgcagtgtagtccgtcgtgtATGTTCCGTATGATGTTCACGATCTTCTCGGCCAGCGACTTCGTAGTGTGGATTAAGGTTCCGCAGTGGGCTGaggatagaataatattttcagTGTGAATAGTGGTGAGTTACACACAATGACCACGTCTGTAAGACTGAGCCATGCCACTTCCCATCTCACCATTCTCGACCTTTATCAAGTGTTACATGTTAAATTTCAATCTTTTCAGTAATCATATGTTCAGCTTCGAGGATCATGTGGTTGGAGTTTAAACATTTGAAGAACGAGTGTTTCGTTTGGTTAGCAATGGATCATTGATATAATAgtttaaaaaatgaaacaagGTGACATGTAGGTTCTTTTCATTGGTTTCAAGGAACAGATTATTAATTCACTTGTTATATTTTCATGAGGCAGGTTTTGTTACCGAATGAATTACCATTTATAATGTCATGTTCTACTCCTCGCCCCTTACtttgtatgttttttttctaacgCCGCTGCtactgattttttaaaaataagtcCACTGTTGTTCATTGATAAAATGAGCTTAATCTTGAGGTCaagaaattattttcattcagtAGGAGCCTATCTGTACGACTTTGACCGCTCACCAAGTACACTCCGAGGTCTTTTACAGTTTAAATGGTTTTATTTTGCAACCAGAGTGTCTTCATCAAATTACCACACTTCCGAGAGCTTATCTAACGTTTTGAAGTATCGTGAGTCCTTTTTCACTCGAGTGTTTTTTATACTGTCAATAGTTGACCTATGTTTCAGGCCATAAACACTAAAGCCCTTCACTTTATGTCACTTGTTTATGCATTGAATTGAATCCAAAGTGAATAACCATGTGTAGTTAGCCTGGTTTCTTAGCTTATGAGCCTCAAGCTAAATGCAAAAATGTCGCGGATAAATATTGCTTGACAACGCTGCTCTCGGAAACATCCATTCTAGTCGAAAATTCCAGAACTAGTTTAACCAGAAGTCAGGAATGAAAGGATGCGATACTCCATTTGGAAAACGTGGTCTGGTAATTTAAGCTGAATACTTGCTGTAAGAGATGCTCAAAACTGCATGCATGACCTAGTATGGATGTTTAACCGAACACCTTCAGCTGGCAGTGTCTTCGGTAAAACTAATGAGACTAGCTTCAATGTCAAAGATCTACCAAACTATTATTTTCCAGGACTTATATACCGCCACTTGTAATTACACCAGTGTCCTTACGGTGAATCTATCACTCTTGGACTTATCTCTCTAGAACTTTACTAAAGATGACTGTTAGCGAAGAATATGCATTGAAGGTATTGATTCATGTTTGACTGCATTTAGATTCCTTTGTTTGCCGCTATGTTGGCTTCGATTGATGTTCATCTAGTCATCGCCTGATGTTAATCTTATGGTGAGAGTacaatttatagacgacctttgagcgacactaGACTGGCCTTGAGAGtcttcacctaataactaggaccaaatgagggttataacctgtgtgaggaattagaattatgatttacggttgatggtaagggttaggaattacatttaaggttttcatcacgaaatgacatcagctataatgccaaaattctatttagcCAACTAGATGCATGGACTTCGCGTCGAAatctgagacctgttatcttacacctgattggttagttcataaattatagtctcgccacagTCTGATTGTCCCGTGCATTAGTCATCTGTCTTATTCTTAAggctaatagtaataataattcacatttGTTATTGCTGATATGGTTTTATTGTGTGACGTGCTTCCATGGGACAATCTTATGCCAAGTAGAAACGTCAGTTGGCTatgattcacttatttattttactttcgGTAGCTTCAAAAAGtgtaaatgatttttaaaaactGTTGATCATATTTAACAAAGAATTATGACAAAGATTAAGTTTTTATTCCAAATCATTGCTTGGATACATATACACGTTGAAATTTGAAGTAGTTGGAATGCTTGGCTCTTCCACTTTAGCCGAAAGACTAATATTCCCATACATCTCCCGTTAACTAAAACATCGAAAAGGGATGCTTCGTTGCGTCCACGT
This window encodes:
- the APOA1BP gene encoding NAD(P)H-hydrate epimerase, variant 2 (EggNog:ENOG410VD33~COG:G), with the translated sequence MQCYSESCFRLCFCPNDPYVIITNTCSCSPKFRGTFHQFGGNATKTSKSPLIGIRPFTLFSQKYHFPCIRTRYLFSNMAVSYLSQVEAQQVDNELFTEYAFSVDQLMELAGLSCAVAINKAYPLNKLTKSNGSVLVFCGPGNNGGDGLVCARHLKMFGYKPSIHYSRNPTKQLYKNLVIQCEKMDIPFLSDLTNETVNLSQSYDLFIDALFGFGFKPPVSLEFKSILQIMSTSQIPVISIDVPSGWNVETGPLDSENNLKPDCLISLTAPKLCAQFFQGQYHFLGGRFVPDALMKKYKLKLPTYPSHELCVLLNSSDDKK
- the APOA1BP gene encoding NAD(P)H-hydrate epimerase (EggNog:ENOG410WGTI~COG:L), encoding MECPSGVPQGSVLGPILFLIYINDLPRQETPDLLLFADDVKLWREICNQDDIRALQEDLTRLQSWADDNGLTFNTSKCKVLHLQHVADYSYNLGTSSLVVSQVEKDLGVLVPYDLKFYANCDKNAFRANLALITLKRIFGQFDGRIFHIIFNSFIRPHLEYGNIVFPPSFQKDKDTLERIQRRATKSVRGLKFKPYEERLRSLNLYPLEYRRLRGDLLMAYSILNTSGHPLKHLLKLSSNTNLRGNTRKLETQHSRTDCRHSSYSLRVVKCWDSLPSELVQATFQESFKRQLDLFLRIKDSITL